A single Nicotiana tabacum cultivar K326 chromosome 5, ASM71507v2, whole genome shotgun sequence DNA region contains:
- the LOC142180790 gene encoding uncharacterized protein LOC142180790, whose translation MTLEDINAWKMFFDGAVNAKGIGIGAILISPTGQHYLATSRLRFFCTNNTTEYETCIICMNMEIDQDVEELLIMGDSDLIIRQAQGEWKTRDVKLIPYRQCVEDHSQLFKSVEFRYIPHFHNELAEHLLLWPRCCRIQAISTLTH comes from the coding sequence ATGACATTAGAAGACatcaatgcttggaaaatgttctttgatggagctgtgaACGCAAAAGGCAttggaattggggcaattttgatctcacccactggtcagcactatctAGCCACATCCCGGCTtcggtttttctgcacaaacaacaccaCCGAGTATGAAACCTGCATTATATGTATGAATATGGAAATCGACCAAGATGTTGAAGAACTATTGATCATGGGGGATTCAgacttgattatccgacaagctcagggTGAATGGAaaactcgagatgtcaagcttattccatacaggcAATGTGTGGAAGACCATAGCCAGCTGTTCAAGTCAGTCGAGTTTAGGTACATTCCTCATTTTCACAATGAGTTAGCCgagcacttgctactttggcctcgatgttgCCGTATCCAGGCAATCTCCACATTGACCCATTAG